CGCATCCGGTCGCAGAGCATCGCCAGCTCGTTGACGAGGGCGATGTTCACGTTCCGGAAGATGTTCTCGAGGAGCTTCGCCGTCTCGGCCACCCGCGGGGATGACACCGGCACCACCTTGACCACGACCTTCTCGTAGAGGGCGGCGGCCAGGGCGGTGCAGAGCGGGGTCACCCCGCCCACGAGCTTCGGCGTGTTCGGGATGTGGAAGTCCCGGTTCCCCGGATCGACGCGCTCGGGCGAGTAGGCCAGGCCGAAGTCCAGGCCGACCCGGAGGCCGCTCCGCTGGAGGAGCGGGAGGAGCACCTCCTCGGTCGTCCCCGGATAGGTGGTGCTCTCGAGCACGATCAGCTGGCCCGGCCGGAGGCGGCGACCGATTTCCTCGGCGGCGGCCCGGACGTACGAGAGATCCGGCTCCCGATTCGCGTTGAACGGCGTCGGGACGCAGATGACGATCGCGTCGACGGTGTCGGCCGCGTCCCAGGACGGGCGGGCGGTGAAGCGGCCCGGGCGGACGACCGCCGCCACCTCGTCGGCGCGGATGTCCTCGATGTAGCTCTCGCCGCGATTGACGAGGGCGACGCGGGCTTCGTCGGGGTCGATGCCGGTGACGCGGTACCCGGCGCGGGCGAACTCGACGGCCAGCGGCAGCCCGACGTAGCCGAGGCCGGCCACGCCGACCGTGGCGCTCCGATCGTCAAGACGCGCGCGCAGACGCTCCAGCATGGAAGGCAACGCCCGCCATTATTGCCGTCCGGCGGTACTCTGTCAAGGAAATCGCGGGCATCACTCGATTCGCAGCGACGCGCGAACGACCGCCACGCCTCGGGGCACGCAGATCGCCTCGAGCTGCCGCACCCGCGTCGTCGGGATCTTGTCGGAGGACACGATGACCTCGCCGACGCGGTACGTCTCGAGCACGGCTTCGGCCGTGTCCAGGCTCCCCAGGATCGGCACCTCGTGGATCCGGGTCCCCACCTTGGAGCGGTCGTCGTCGAGGAAGCCGACCGGCTGGCGCCGGAGGCCGGCGTTGTTCCGCAGCTCCCGCAGGGTGAGGGCCCCGCCATCGCCGGCCCCGTAGATCAGGACCCGACGGAAGCCGTCCTGGGGCGGCCGCAGCAGCTCACCGAGCCGCCGGAACGCGACGCGGCTGCCGGCCAGCAGGATCACCAGCAGGAGCCAGTCGAGGACGAAGACCGCGCGCGAGAGGCCCTCGAAGCGCATGCTGAAGACGAAGTAGAGCACGCTCGCCACGACCCCGGCCGTCACGCCCTGCAGGAGGCGGAGCAGGTCCGGCACGCTGGTGTAGCGCCAGAGACCCCGGTAGGTGCCGAAGAGCGCCAGCGAGACGACCTGCAGCACGATGACCGGGGCGATGGTCCGGAGGAGGGCCTCCAGGTGCTCGTCGAAGGCTCCCTCGAAGCGCAGGAGGTAGGCGCTGTAGTAGGCGACCACGATCAGCACGAGGTCGATCGCCACCGTCGCCACGTGCCGCTTGAACGGGAAATCGGCTACCAGGCGGACGAACGGTCCCTCCGCGGGGACCGCGTCGGCGCGGACCATCTGGGCCCGGCTGAGGTGGACGCCCAGCAGGACGAGGCCCAGCAGCAGGAGCGCCACCAGGACCACCGTGTAGGTGAAGCCGTACGCGTAGGACAGGATCGCCAGCAACCCGGAGAGCACCGACACCCCGTAGAGGGCCGCCAGGGCCTGCCGCTCCGTGACCCCGAGGGCCACCAGGCGATGCGAGGTGTGGTCCCGGCCCCCCTGGGACACCGGGCGCCCGGTGACGAGCCGGGTCAGCGTGACGAAGGTCGTGTCGAAGATCGGGATCAGCATGAGGAGCACCGGAAAGACCAGCACGGCCGAGACGCCACGCGAGTACGCATACTCGCCGACCAGGCACACGCCGCTCAGGAAGAAGCCGACGAACAGGCTACCCGCATCGCCCATGAAGATCCGCGCCGGCGGGAAGTTCCGGACCAGGAAGCCCACCGCCGCCCCGGCAAAGGCCGCCGTCAGGTAGGCCCCGGCCAGATCCCCGTCGAACAGGAAGAACGCCAGCCGGAAGCCGCCCGCGATCGCGGCCATGCCGGCCGCCAGCCCGTCCATGTTGTCGAGCAGGTTGAAGGCGTTGGTCACGCCCACGACCCAGACCAGGGTCAGGACGATGTTGAGCACCGGATAGGCGGTGAGCTTCAGCAGGAACCCGAACTGGATCAGGAGCGCGGCCAGCACGATCTGGGCGACGAGCTTCACCTGCGGCCGGAGCGCCCGCATGTCGTCGAGGAGGCCCACCACCGCCATGGCGAGCGAGAGCAAGAGCAGGGGGCCGAAGCGGCCGACGGTGGGGCCCACGAAGACCAGCGGCGCCAGCAGGCCCGCGATGATGCCGAGTCCGCCGAGGAGGGGGACCGGCTGGCGATGCCAGCGGTCCTCGCGTGGCTGCTTGACCAGCCGAGCGCGCCGGGCCACGCCCTCGCAGGCCACGGTGACCACGAGCGCCACGGCCAGCGCGACCAGGAAGGGGACGGCTAGCGCCGCCACGCGAGCAGCTCCGTGTAGAGCCGGTCCATGTCGGCGAGGAGCCGGTCGGCGCCGAAGGCCGGGACGACCCGCTTGCGCCCGGCCGCGCCCATCGCCTGCCGCGCTCCGGGATCCCTGAGCAGGGCTTCGATCGCCGCCGCCAGGGCCGGGGCGTCTCCCGGCGGCACCAGGCGCCCGGTGATCCCATCTTCGACGAGGTCCGGCACGCCGCCCACCCGGGTGGCGACCACCGGCCGGGCCGCGGCCATCGCCTCGATCAGAGACACCGGCGAGCCCTCGTTGCGAGAGGTGAGCACGGCCAGATCGAGGTCGGCGTAGATCCGATCGAGGTCCGGGCGCCACCCGAGGAACCGCACGTGCCGGGCGAGGCCGAGCCGCGTCGCCAGGCCCTCGAGCTCGGCTCGCCGCTCGCCCTCGCCGATCACCAGGAACGCGCTCTCGGGGAGCCGCCGGACCACGGTGGCCGCCGCCTCGAGGAAGAGCTCGTGAGCCTTGATGGGCACGAGCCGGGCGACGATGCCGCAGAGCAGGGCGCGCCGGTCGACCCCGAGCTCAGCCCGCAGCGCCCCCCGCGCCGCCTCGGCGGCGACGAACGGGTCGAGGTCGAGCCCGAGCGGCATCACGGTGAGCCGCTCCGGCGTGCCGATCCCGAGGGCCAGGAGCTCGCGCCGCACCGTCTCGCTCACGGCCAGGAGCCGCTCGGTGCGCCGGCCGAGCCAGCGCTCGATCCCGAGCAGCACCCGCGTCGTGGCGGGCGCGAAGTAGCCGTGGAAGACGTGACCGTGGTAGGTGTGGACGACCACCGGCACGCCGAGGAGGCGCGCGGCCAGGCGCCCCAGCGTCCCGGCCTTGGCCGTGTGGGTGTGGACGATGTGGGGCCGGACGCGGCGGATCAGGCGGACGAGCCCCGCGAAGGCCAGCAGGTCCGCGCCGCCCCGGATCTCGCGGCCCAGGGCGGGCAGGACGACCACGCGCGGCGAGGCCTTCCCCCGCAGCGCCAGGTAGTCGCCTTCCGCGGGCCCCGGCCGCCCCGTGACCAGCAGCGAGTCGTAGCGGGCGGGGCAGAGGCGCTCGCTGAGGAGCGTGGCGTGGAGGGCCGGACCCCCGACATTCAGCCGCGCGATCACCCGCACGACCCGGACGCGCTCCTGCGTGTCGCCGCCCGACGTCGGGTCTGTGCTCGCACGCTCAGTCATGATGGCCACGCATCCGATGTCCCGCTCCGGGCGGCGCCCGCCACGGGCGACCCGCACAGCTCGTGGTAGACGGCGACCGTCCTCGCCACCATCTGCTCCACCGAGAATTCGGCCCGCACCCGGGCCTGGCCCCGGGCCCCCATCGCCGCCCGCAGCCCGCGGTCCGCGAGGAGGGTCGTGAGCCGAACGGCCAGGGCGGGAGCGTCCCCGGCCGGGGCCAGGAAGCCGGTCGTCCCCTCGTCCACCACCTCGCCGATCCCGCCGACCGCGGTGGCCACCACCGGGAGCCCGCTCGCCATGGCCTCGAGGATGGCGCGGGGCAGGCCCTCCCAGGTCGACGCGAGCGCGAAGACGTCGGAGGCCGCCAGGAGGTCGGCGACGTCGGGGCGCGCCCCGGCGAAGACGACCCGGCCCTCGAGGCCGGCCGCTCGGACGCGCGCCTCGAGGTCGCCCCGGAGGGGCCCGTCCCCCACGAACAGCGCGACGCAGGGGAGGCCGGCGGCGCGCACCCGAGCCAGGGCGGCGATCAGGCAGTCGTGCCCCTTCATGGGTCGGAGATTAGCCACCGAGATGACCACCGGACCGTCCCGGGGCTCGATCCCGAGGGCGCGCCGGACCGCCTCCCGCTCCACGCCCCGCCCGAATGCCTCGGCCCGGATCCCGGCCGGGGCCAGCCGGAAGATCTCGCGCGGGAATCCCCGGGCCACCAGGAACTCCACCGCCGCCCGGGAGTTGGAGAGATAGGCGCCGACCCAGGGAAGCGTCAGGCGGTCGAGCCAGACCAGAGCCCGGTTCTCGCGATCGCCGGGGAACACGCTCTGGAGCGCGGCGACCACCCGCGGGCGGGGGCCGAGGCGCGCGGCGAGGCGACCGACGAGGTTCACCCTCGCGCCGTAGAGGTGGAGCACGTCGTAGCGCCGCGCCCGCAGGAGCCGCACGAACCGGAGCGCCGCCGCCGGGGAGACACGCCGGATCCGACCGAGGTGGATGACCTCCACGCCGAGCGTCGCGAACCGGCGCGTCAGGGCCCCGGGCGGATAGAAGGCGCAGACGTCGACGTCGACCCCGGCCCGCCGCAGGCCCTCCACGAGGTCGAGCGTGTAGAGCTCGGCGCCGCCCACATCCCCCGTGGTCAGGCACTGAAGGACGCGCACCGCTCCGCTACCTCATGAGAGGGGGCCTCGACGGCCCCCTCCCAGGCCCACCCCCACCTTTTGGGCTGGGTGGGTGGGCCCGGCGGCGGAGCCGCCGCTCGGAGCGAACCCCCACGAGCGCGGCGGTTCGGCTACATGACGCGGGTGGTTAATCCGAAAGCCTCCTACACCGCCGCGGGCGGCGCCGCCGGTCGCCGGTCCACGAAGGCTCGATGCCACAGCTCGAGCACGAGGAGGCTCCAGAGCCGGGCGTGGTGGTGAGCCCGGCCCCGGGCGTGCTCGTCCAGGTACCGGCGCACCACGTCGGGACGGAAGTAGCCGCGCTGGCACGCCCGCCCGTCGAGGAGCACGTCGTAGGCCAGCTCCCGCAGCTCGTGGCGGAACCAGTGGTCGATCGGGACGCCGAAGCCCATCTTCGGCCGGCGGCGGATGGGCTCGGGGAGCAGGCCCCGGGTGATGCGCTTGAGGAGGTACTTCGCGGTGAGCCCGCGCAGCTTCAGGCCCGGCGGCAGGGCGGCCGCGAACTCGACCACCCGGTGATCCAGGAATGGCGACCGCACCTCGAGGGAGTGCGCCATGCTGGCGATGTCCATCTTCACCAGGAGGTCGTCCGGCAGGTAGCGCTGGACGTCGGCGTGCAGGGTCGCATCGAGGAAGGTCGGCGCGTCGGACTCGGCATAGGCCGCGTCCAGGAGCGCCAGGGAATCGACCGCGCCGACCTGGGCGGCGAAGGCCGGGGTGTAGAGCTCGGCCTTCTCGCCGTTCCCGAACACGGTGAGCCAGCGCGCGTAGCGCCGTCGCGGCGGAAGCGCCAGCGCCTCCGCGAACCGCCGGAGCCGCCCGGTGCGGGATTTCGGCGCGTCCCCCGGGAGGTGCCGCAGCCCGCGAGCCGCCATTCGGCGCACGGCGGCCGGCAGGCCGTCGGCCCAGGCGGCCAGGGCGGCGGCGCGGTAGCGGTCGTAGCCCGCGAACGTCTCGTCGCCCCCGTCGCCGTTCAGGGCCACGGTCACGAAGCCCCGGGCCATCTCGCAGAGCGCGAAGGCGGGCACGGCCGAGGCGTCGGCGAAGGGCTCGTCGTAGTGCCACGTGAGGCGGGGGAGGATCGCGACCGCATCCGGCTTCACGACCAGCTCATGGTGGTCCGTCTCGAAGTGCCGGGCCACCTGGCGCGCGTAGGCGAGCTCGTCGTACTCGGGCCGGTCGAAGCCGATGGAGAAGGTCCGCAGCGGCCCGGCCCCGGCCCGGCGCATCAGGGCCACCACCGTGCTCGAGTCGAGCCCGCCGGAGAGGAGCGCCCCGACCGGGACGTCGCTGATGAGGCGCAGGCGCACCGCCTCTTCGAGGAGCGCCAGGAGCTCCTCGGCCAGCACGGCCTCGGGCTCCCGGCGCTTGGGCGTGTAGCGAAGCGTCCAGTAGCGGTGGACGCTCACCCGCCCGTCCTCGACCCAGAGGTAATGCGCCGGCGGGAGCTTCTGCATGCTCCGGAAGGCCGACCACGGGCTCGGCACGTCCCCGTAGGAGAGGAAGTGGTGAATGGCCGTGAGGTCCGGCTCGACGCCCACCGCCGGGTCCTGGAGAATGGCCTTCGCCTCCGAGGCGAAGTGGAGCGCCTGGCCGTCGCGGGCATAGACGACCGGCTTCTTCCCCAGCCGGTCGCGCGCCACCAAGAGCGTGCGGCGCTCGCGGTCCCAGATGGCGAAGGCGAACATCCCCCGGAGCGCCGCGAGGCACCCCGGTCCGCGGCGCGCATAGAGCGCCAGGATCACCTCGGTGTCGCTCTCCGAGCGGAAGGCGACGCCCTCCCGGGCGAGCGCGGCGCGCAGCTCGTGGAAGTTGTAGATCTCGCCGTTGTAGGTGATCCAGAAGCGCCCGTCGGCGCTGGCCATCGGCTGGTGCCCGCCCGCGCTCAGGTCGATGATGGCGAGCCGCCGGTTGACGAGGCCGATGGGGCCTTCCCGGAAGATGCCGGCGTCGTCGGGGCCACGATGGGCGAGGACCGCACTCATCCGCTCGAGGAGCGCCCGCTCCACCGTCCGCCCGGAATCGAAGAAGAGCTGGCCGGCGATACCGCACACGGTCAGGTGCCCCGGACGATGGTACCAGATGGAACCCACCGGTGCCGCCCCCCGAGCCAGAGAAGAAGCGCGCCCGCCACCGCCCCGTAGACGGCCGCCACGCCCCCCGGGCCCAGCGCCAGGTGGAGAAACGGCGCCGGAAGCGCCACCAGGCCGAGGGCCAGCGCGATCGGCCCCAGCGGACGGACGAACCACCCCTGGGCGGCCAGCATGATGACGAAGGGCTCGAAGATGGCGCGGTGCCGCACCCCTCCGCCCCACGCCGCCATGCTGTAGAGCATCCAGAGGACGGCGAGGAGACCCCCCAGAAAGACGGTGAAGCTGGGCCGCCGCGCGGCCAGCTCGAGGAGCCCGACCAGAGCCAGAGGGTAAAGGAGGTAGAGCACGAGCGAGCCGGGGATCATCCCCTGGTAGATCCCGGACGCCTTCCAGGGGACCGGGGCCAGGGCGAAGTGGACCGCCCCGGCCGGCACGTGGACGAGGAGGCTCCGGAGGCCCTGGACGCGGGTCCCGCTGAAGTACGAGTCCTCGCCGACATCGCTCCCCTCCTGGAAGCTCAGCAGGCGCTCGGCGGCGCCCGCGAAGAAGCCGCTGCCCCAGTAGCCGTAGCCGATCTCGCGCGGCACGAAGCCCACCGCGACGAGGAGCGCCAGCCCGTAGACGGCGGTCTTCAGGCTGAGGCGCGCCCGGCTCAGGAGCCCGCCCAGCCGCCCGGCGAGGAAGGCCAGCGCCGCGAAGGCGAGGGCGAGGTAGGCGACGTGGTCCCGGGTCGTGGCCAGCCAGGTCAGCGCCGCCAGCGCCAGCAGGACCGACAGCGCGCTCGCCCGCCCGCTCAGGAGCCGCTGGACGATCAGGGCCAGGACGACCAGGGCCAGGACGATCCAGTTGTCCTTCAGGTTGAAGAGCGACCAGAACCACAGGTTCGAGGCGAAGGCCGCCACCACCGCGCAGAGCCGCGCGGGACGGAGGCCGAAGACATCCCGGGTGAGCGCGTGGAGGACCGCGACCGTGACGGCGCCCACCGCGCAGTTGACGAGCTGGAGCAGGGGGACGCTCTGGCCGAGGAGCGTCAGGAGGACCACGTTCAGGTAGTAGTACCCGGTGGCGAAGCTGCCGATGCCCGTGACGAGGTCATAGGCGAGGCCGTGGCTCCAGGAGTAGATCGCCTGAAGCGCCACCACGACGTACGCGCGGTCGTCGATGAAGTAGAACTCGTCCCGGCGCCAGTCGGCGGTGAGCAGGGCCAGGGCCGGCAGGCTCAGCGCCCGGACGAGGAACGCGCCGATGACGATCATCCGGAGGACCCGGTCCCGGATGGCGAGCCGGAACGTCCACAGGACGAGGAGCACGAGGAGGCCCGCTTGATGGACGAGGGCCGGGGTCCCGCTCACGTCGACGCGCTGGGCGAAGCCCACCAGGTAGGCCGCCAGCACGGCCAACAGGAGCCATTCCACCGTCCGCGCGGGGAGCCGGTCACCCACGGCTCGCTGGGAAATGCTCACCGCCTCGGGCTCGGCAGCTTCCGTGCTCAGGCGCGGCCGCCGATCAGCCACGGAGCACCTGACGGTAGAGCTCGAGGTACTCGCCCACCACGCGCTCGGGCGCGACGTGGCCGACGGCCCATTCGCGGGCGCCCCGACCGAGCCGCTCGGCGAGGCCGCGGTCGTCGAGGACGCGGGACATCGCCTGGGCGAGACCCTTGGGATCCTCGCTCTGCACCTGGAGCCCGGTCGTGCCGTCCTGGACGAGCTGGCGGATGCCGCCGACCGCGGTGGCGATGACGGGCAGGCCGGAGGCCATGGCTTCGAGCAGCGCCAGAGGCACGCCTTCCGACACCGAGGGCAGGACGAACAGGTCCGCCGCCTGGAGAAAGGCCTCGACGTCCGGCCGGGCGCCCACGAAGCGGACCCGGCCGCCGAGCCCGAGCTCCCCCGCCCGGCGGCGCAGCCGGTCCCCTTCGGGGCCGTCCCCCACGATCAGGACGTCCGGCGCCGCGTCGCCCAGGATCGCCACCGCGTCCAGGATCAGATCCACGTTCTTCACGGGATTGAGCCGCCCGACGAAGAGTCCCACCGGACGCCGGGGATCGAGCCCGAGCCGCGCCCGCAGCCGCGCCCGCTCGGCCGGATCGGCCGCCGGGCGGAACCGCCCGACGTCGACGAAGTTCGGGATCACCCGCACGGGAGACCGGGGCCGGACGAACGCGCCGAGCTCCCGCGCCGTCTCCTCCGTCACGCCGGTGAAGGCGTCGGCCCGACGCAGGAGGACCCGGCGGATCCCGCGGAGCGGCGACCGCTGGTGCTCCCACACCTCGCCGAGGAGGCCGCCCGTGTGAGCCGTCACCACGACGCGGGCGCCGATCAGGGGCTTGGCCAGGATTCCGATGGTCGCCGGCGAGAACGTGGAGTGGCAGTGGAGGAGGCACCGGGCGCTCCGGGAGGGCCGGGCGCGCGCCAGCCAGCCCACCGCCCCGGCGATGAAGGCGCCCGCCGCGGCCACCCGCGGCCGCGGGACCCGCAGGCGATGCACCTCCACGCCGTCCGCCCGCTCGACGGCCGGCGTGCCGGGGACGCGCCGGGTCAGGATCGACACCGGGACCCCGCGCCGGGCCAGCTCGCCCGCGAGGTCCCGGCAGAAGCGCTCCATGCCGCCGACGACCGGGGGATACGTGGAGGTGACGATGATGACAGGGGCGCCGAGCGTCGACGGCAGCGCGGCGGGCTCAGCCAAAGCAGACGCCCTCGACCCGCGGCACCAGCCGGTCCCAGCTGAACTCGGTCTCGGCCACGCGCCGCGCCGTCTCGCCCATGGCCCGCCCCCGCGCGCGGTCGCGGAGGAGGCTCAGGATGGCCTCGGCCAGCTCGGCGGGCGCCTCGGGGTCCGCGAGGATCCCCGCGCCGCGCGCCTCGACCCAGGCGAAGTGGGGCGCGCGGGTCGACACGACAGGTCGCCCCGCGGCGAGGTACTCGAGGAGCTTGAGCGGCGCGCCGACGATCGAGGGCGTGAGCAGGTTGAGCCCGACGTCCGCCGCACCGAGCCAGCGCGGCACCGCGTCGCGCGGGACGGCGCCGACGAAGTGCACCGCGGCGCCCAGCCCGAGGCGCTCGGAGAGCGCCAGCAGGCGCGGCCGCAGGGGACCGTCTCCGACCACGAGGAGCCGCGCCGTCTTCGCCTCGGCCAGGACAGCCGGGAGCGCCGCGAAAAGCTCGGGCAGGCCATGCCAGGGAGTGAGGGTGCCGACGAAGCAGAGGTACGGCCCTTCGGGCTGGAGCCCGAGGGCGCGCCGACACTCCTCGGCGGCCAGGGGGCGCACGCGCTCGACGTCGACGCCGTTCGGGACGGTGACGATCCGCTCAGCCCGCACGCCGTAGCGCGCCACGAGGACGTCGCCGATGGCGTCGGTCACGACGACCACCCGGTCCGCGCGACGGAGGGCCGCGCCCTCGAACGCGTCGAGGAGGCGGACCTTCCACGGCTCGAGACCGCTGAGGCGCGCCTCGTCGCGGTAGATGCCGTTGACCTCGCGGACGTAGCGGGCCCCCCGCCGGCGCGCGAAGCGCCCGGACGCCCAGCTGAGCGGCATCCCGCGCTCGTAGACCGCCGCCGGCCGTCCCCCGTCCCGCCGGAGCGCGGCGGCCAGCGTCGCCTGATAGAGGACGGGGAACAGGAGCGGGAGCCGGGGCGTCCAGACCGGGCGGATCGCGACCGGCGTGGGGTAGCGGTACGGGCGGAGCCGCGGCACGAAGAGCGTCACGCGATGGCCGCGCGCGCAGAGCCGGTCGGTCACCGCGAAGAGGTGCCGGGTATCGGCCCCCTCGATGCCCAGGTCGACGTTCGCCGCGTAGGTGAGCTCCACGGGGATTAGTCCATCGTCGGCGCTCAGCGGCCGGCGCAGCCGGTCCGCTGAAGCGATTCGTTAGGCGTCCGTTCGTCAGGTGTAGGGCGAAGCCGCTTCACCTCCGTCGTGAGAGCTTGGCGCGTACCTCCGCCCAAGATTTCGCAGCCGAGGGATTGCGCGCGTGCGCACGGCGGCGTCGGGCAAGTTCTTTGCGCTGCGCATCGGTCACCGGAATAGCCTCAGGCGTTTCGGCGAGGCTGTCCCAGATCTCTTCGAGCAACTGCAGTCGGTCGGCGACGCTGAGCGACAGGACCTCTTTGCGTACGCTACTCATAGCCGCATTCTCCGCTTCTCGTGCTGGAGGAGCAAGCCTCACGTCAGTACGCATAACCTCCCAACTGAGTGGCCGGCGTCAGCCGGTCCGCTCAACCCGGTGGTGAGCCGCCTCGTTCAAGCCAGACCGGCGGTATGGCCGAACGGCCACCAAGTCGTCATCCCCGACCGGTCGTACATCCGCGACGTTCACCGTCACCAACGCCTCTGTTCTCCCGGAAGCCGTCACGAACTCGACCTCAATGCCGTCAGGGTCGTAGACCTGCACCACCGCACCGAGGTCTCCCTTACGAAGCCCGCGTTCGGGTAGCTCCGTGTCCAACACCACAGTATCGAGAACGCGATATCTCATCTCGTCAACGCAGCGCGTCCCGAATCCGGAAGGTGAGCAGCATCGCCGCCCGGGCGTCCTCGAACCTGAGGCTCTCGGACGGCTCCCCGCGGATGCGCCGGGCGAACTCGGCGAGCTGGGCGGCGTGGCCCTTGTCGGGCGCCCGGAGACGGGTGCCTCGGTCGCGGACGCCGAAGGTCTCGAGGGTCCGGAAGTCGTCGAGGACGAGCGCCCGCCCGCCCCCGAAGACCTCGATCCGCTCCTTCCCGGCCGCCCCGGGCCCGAGGCTCGTGTAGACGATCGTCGCCAGCGAGCCATCCCGGTAGGTGAGGGTCGCGCTCACGTTGTCGGGCGCCGGCACCGCGCCGCCGTCCACCGGCACCGCGCGGGCGGTGACCCCGGTGGCCGGCTCGCCGACGAGGAAGTTGCAGAAGTCGACGAAGTGGCAGACCTCGCCCACGATCCGCCCGCCACCGACCGCCGGGTCGTGGACCCAGTGGGCGGGCGGAATCGGACCGGCGCTCACGCGGTAGAGGATCACCAGCGGACGGGGGCCCCCGGCGAGCAGCGCGCGGGCCTGGCGAGCCAGCGGCGCGAAGCGGCGGTTGAAGCCGACCGTGAAGTGGACCGGGCGCTCGGCCAGGGCGGCCCCGATCGCCTCGGCCTCCTCGGCCGTCAGACACAGAGGTTTCTCGACGAAGACGTGCTTGCCCGCCCGGATGGCCTCCCGGGCCTGACCGGCGTGAAGGTGATGAGGGGTGGCGATCACGACGAGGTCCACGTCGGGATCGGCCAGGACCGCGGCCGGGTCGGTCGTGCAGTACTCGGCCCCGAACTGCGCCGCGGCCTCCCGGGCGGACACTCCCGTCGCCGCCACCACGGCCCGGAGGCTGAAGGCCGCGTCGCGGCGGAGATTCGGGAGGTGGACGCTCCGCGTGAATCGCCCGGCCCCGACGACGGCCACGCGGAGCGCCCGGCCGGTCACGGGCGCGGGCGCCTGCTCGCGGAGCCGGACGACGGGCTCGAGCCCCGGGGCCGCCGCCTCGTACCGGAGCAGGACGCCGACGGGGCGCTCGGGAGACGTGACGAAGCGGTACGCCGCCGGGGCATCCTGGAGGGCGAACACCCGCGCGATCAGGGGACGGAGGTCGAGCGCGCGGTCGGCGAGCAGCTGGACGAACGCCTCGAGGTTCCGGTTCTCGGTCCAGCGGACGTACTCCGCCGGGTAGTCGAGGCCCTCCTCCTCGTAGAGGGGATCGTAGCGGCCGGGGCCCATCGAGCGGGCGATCGCCAGCTCGAGCTCTTTCCGGTAGAATGCGTCGCGATCGAGGGCGAGCGGGACCGCGCCCACGATCACCACGCGACCGCGCGGCCGCGCCAGCTCCACCGCGAGGCTCACCGGCCCCTCGGACGATCCGCTGGCGCAGACCAGGACCGCGTCCCCGCCAAGACCACCCGTGAGCGCCCGGAGGGCCGGGGCGAGCTCGGGCGCCTCCGGCGCGAAGGTCGCGGCGCAGCCGGCCGCGTCGCCGAGGCGGCGCCGGGCCTCGAGCGGCTCGACGCCGACCACGCGGCAGCCGGCCAGGCGGAGGAGCTCGACCGTGAGGAGGCCCACCAGGCCGAGCCCGATCACCACCGCCGTCTCCCCCAGGGACACGCGGGCCTGACGGACCGCCTGGAGCCCGACGGCCCCGAGCGAGGCGAAGGCCGCCGCCTCCAGATCCACGCCCGCCGGCACGCGGACCACGAGG
This Candidatus Methylomirabilota bacterium DNA region includes the following protein-coding sequences:
- a CDS encoding addiction module protein — encoded protein: MSSVRKEVLSLSVADRLQLLEEIWDSLAETPEAIPVTDAQRKELARRRRAHARNPSAAKSWAEVRAKLSRRR
- a CDS encoding DUF4926 domain-containing protein; protein product: MRYRVLDTVVLDTELPERGLRKGDLGAVVQVYDPDGIEVEFVTASGRTEALVTVNVADVRPVGDDDLVAVRPYRRSGLNEAAHHRVERTG
- a CDS encoding bi-domain-containing oxidoreductase; translation: MRQVFVDVKGAVVVEEVPPPQCPPGGVLVQSAFSLISPGTETVGLGAPATLGARIERAGGLIRKGVARLREAGIGPTLEAIRGRQGRLHPRGYSLAGTVLARGPAVLDLEVGDRVACGGAEYAQHAEVVAVPRNLVVRVPAGVDLEAAAFASLGAVGLQAVRQARVSLGETAVVIGLGLVGLLTVELLRLAGCRVVGVEPLEARRRLGDAAGCAATFAPEAPELAPALRALTGGLGGDAVLVCASGSSEGPVSLAVELARPRGRVVIVGAVPLALDRDAFYRKELELAIARSMGPGRYDPLYEEEGLDYPAEYVRWTENRNLEAFVQLLADRALDLRPLIARVFALQDAPAAYRFVTSPERPVGVLLRYEAAAPGLEPVVRLREQAPAPVTGRALRVAVVGAGRFTRSVHLPNLRRDAAFSLRAVVAATGVSAREAAAQFGAEYCTTDPAAVLADPDVDLVVIATPHHLHAGQAREAIRAGKHVFVEKPLCLTAEEAEAIGAALAERPVHFTVGFNRRFAPLARQARALLAGGPRPLVILYRVSAGPIPPAHWVHDPAVGGGRIVGEVCHFVDFCNFLVGEPATGVTARAVPVDGGAVPAPDNVSATLTYRDGSLATIVYTSLGPGAAGKERIEVFGGGRALVLDDFRTLETFGVRDRGTRLRAPDKGHAAQLAEFARRIRGEPSESLRFEDARAAMLLTFRIRDALR